GGTTGAGGACGGTCCGCAAGAGCGTGTAACGCAGCATCCGTTGACCTTCCCGCGTGACGGTCGGACAGGAAACGACCCGCGGATGATAGCAGAACGCCGATCCCATGAAAAGGGTCCTGACGTTGAAACTCCTGAGTTGGCACGAGCTTGACCATCATCCCGCCGTCCTGTCCGGAAACATCCTCGACATCCGGGACCGGGCGTCCTTCGCACAGGGGCACCTGCGCGGCGCGGCGTCGTTGCCCGTTCCCCCCACAGCGGAGGGCCCCGCGGCGCTCTCCGGCGCCCTGCCGGCCGTTCTTCTGCCGCCCCGGCACGAACCGCTGCTGGTCTACGGCGAGATCCCGGCGCTCGTCACGAGCGTCGTCACGTTCCTGCAGCGGCGCGGGCGCAGGCACGTCTACGGCGCCGTGCTGTCCGCCGCCGATGCGCCGGCGCGGGAATGGGTGGCCGGCGGTCGCGAAGGCGCCCTCTGGCGGCCCCCGGCCTTCCTCGCGCAG
This genomic window from bacterium contains:
- a CDS encoding methyltransferase domain-containing protein, whose translation is MKRVLTLKLLSWHELDHHPAVLSGNILDIRDRASFAQGHLRGAASLPVPPTAEGPAALSGALPAVLLPPRHEPLLVYGEIPALVTSVVTFLQRRGRRHVYGAVLSAADAPAREWVAGGREGALWRPPAFLAQNFPLLPPGDAGPVVDLGCGGGRAAVWLAQRNYDVTAVDHLDDALAVARRLADLHGVELGLLCRDLSEPAQVPVGPWALAMSFRFLLRGLLRRLPDLLLPDGVAVVRTFRWVDGDARLPRRKYCLDDG